A genomic window from Gossypium hirsutum isolate 1008001.06 chromosome D12, Gossypium_hirsutum_v2.1, whole genome shotgun sequence includes:
- the LOC107917640 gene encoding nuclear transcription factor Y subunit C-3, which translates to MLMVYVDSETFLNRSSLKKDAQLIMTNTTWPTLERLTMDLNQSMEFTPSATSSPQIHNFMPMTSFMLPFHQPSNEDGEEVKQSHLLVQKRSLELFWYQQMLEIHNISAFKSYHQLPLARIKRIMKSNKDVKMISADTPILFSKACELFILELTLRAWLHTEEGKRRTLQGCDVSKAIRQEEALHFLFDVVPLINHKDDDGKFLEENEHHPVNQPQFPLLDMNAELVIRSPEAQQYMIKPPMSSHEFD; encoded by the exons ATGCTAATGGTGTATGTTGACTCTGAAACCTTTTTGAACAGAAGTTCACTCAAAAAAGATGCTCAACTCATTATGACAAACACCACCTG GCCTACGCTAGAAAGGTTAACCATGGACTTGAATCAATCTATGGAGTTCACACCTTCTGCAACCTCTTCTCCTCAAATTCATAACTTCATGCCAATGACTTCTTTCATGTTACCATTTCACCAGCCTTCCAATGAG GACGGTGAAGAAGTGAAGCAATCACATCTTCTGGTCCAGAAACGCAGTCTAGAGTTGTTTTGGTACCAACAAATGTTGGAGATTCATAACATTTCAG CTTTCAAGAGCTACCATCAGCTACCTCTGGCAAGGATCAAGAGGATTATGAAATCTAATAAAGATGTGAAG ATGATCAGTGCAGACACTCCTATCTTGTTCTCCAAGGCCTGTGAGCTCTTCATTCTAGAGCTCACCCTTCGTGCATGGCTGCATACTGAAGAAGGCAAACGCCGAACCCTACAGGGCTGTGACGTTTCCAAGGCGATAAGGCAAGAGGAGGCACTCCATTTCTTATTTGATGTCGTCCCGTTGATTAACCACAAG GATGATGATGGGAAATTTCTCGAGGAAAATGAGCATCATCCTGTTAACCAACCGCAGTTTCCTCTGTTGGACATGAATGCT GAGCTGGTTATTAGGAGCCCCGAAGCTCAACAATATATGATTAAACCTCCTATGTCCTCTCATGAGTTCGATTAA